GTTACAAATTTAACATCCCTTTGGCATTGCGGTGGATTGTGATAATCCCGTTTGTTTAACAAGAATTTGAATATTTGACTGTTTGTTGAAATAAACTTTATCATAATTCTGTAACTATTTTTCCACAACACTGCAGAATAAGTCCAGCACATAACAGCCCAACACAAAACTGAGACTTAAAACGGATACCTGCAGAGTGTAGTTTGGCAGTAGTTGCCGATTGTCCGCCTGTTTGAGTTTATGTATGTGCAAATTTTCGCCGTCTTGTTTATAGCATGAATCACAAAATTTGCAGCCCGCGCAAACCAGGCACCGCCACGCAAAGCGTTGATCCATTGCCCGGTGACAAGCAGAGCAAGCTGAATCATGTAGATTATAAAGAATCATCATTGTTGAGTGTTTTGCCCGTCGGAGTGTATCAAACTGGTACTGATTGTCTTGACAATGCTTCAAGAAATCTGTTCTGCTGTCAAAATACTTGCTTTCCATTGTTGGATCTCCATCATCAGTCTCTGGGAGAGGTTCTTCCTCTATCTGCAGAACAATTAGTTAATCTGGTAAGTACAAATTTCATCATAAATTTACCTAATAATAGCAACGTGAATATTTTGCTTGCTCTATTTGACTGATGAAATGAACTTAAAACTATAGCAGAGTTTATAATAGTACTCTTTGAAAGGCATGCTTTTGTTTTGTTGCAGCTGGATGCCTGTTCTTTTGTGGGGCACTTAGCTCCTCTGCATGGCATCTACAAGGAAGAGCAGGCAAAAACATCATCAGTAATGGGTGCTATCTCAATGGAATGGGTAATTAATTTATCGAGGAACAAAAACTGAGAAATTAAAAAACAGGGGTCATGTGAAGTCCATTTTGCAATTTGAATGACAGATGATCAATTCAAAAAGAAACTGGAGGCAGATAGTTACAAGGGCCTGGGCGCTAGATGATAATACGTGTGTGCAGTTGGATTTTTCATAAGAAAAGGCATTCTCACTGCTGCTGCTTTACTAAGCTTTATGTGGTCATAACCTAGGACAGCAGATTACGTAAGTATAAGATAAAATAATAGTGATCGGATGAAATACTTACTGGTCACAAAGATGGAAGTTTTTGCAGCAAGTACACATCCAACTTTTACCAGATAAAATAGGTTGGTGGCAATGCTTGCAAAACTGCTGCAGACAAAGCATAATAAAGTCTTCTTTCATTGTTCTCATCTTTTCTCCAAGCTACCAACAATGAAAAATATGGTGTCAGTGCTGACGTTATACTGAAAGGGGGATTAAACAAGATTAAAGTAAACTAACTTTGTGCACTAACAAGATATCCTCAGGGTTCCCTTTCCTGTCATCACGTTTGGCAACCCGTAGGGCCCTTCCTGCTTGTATGTCGTTCTTCTGCGAGGTGTCGTCGTCTTTCTTCTCGAGGAGTTTCTCTGCTTCCCCAGGCCAGAAATCATTCTCACAATATGGCAAGCATGCTGCAGAAGTAACGGCCTTGCATTCACTGGTAGGCTGAAGAAAAAAATCGTACAGCGTATTACGCTCCACAACTACACCCTCCCTAACAGCCTTCTTGATCAAGTTCTGGTACCTAAGAAGATTCATGAGAAAGCCCAATGAAGTACCATAAACAAATAATAAGGATTAAATCGTAATTATCATGTTATAAATACTGACCAGCTCCGAAGTTTGTCAGACCTCGGCATTTTTTGTGCCGTGGGATGACAATACAAAACATAATCATCACGCTTTGTAGATGGGCAAGCCCATATGGAGCAGCTTACAAACCCTTGTTTCTTGCAGTAATCCAAATAGCCAATCTAAAGGAAAAACATATCGGAAGAATTTGAGCTCAACATGAAATCAAGAAAGTTAATATTAGATGAGTGTTCGCATTTCTCGTACCAAAATTTCATGGTACACAAAGGTACGGAGAGCTTCGCCACTTGCAGATTTGATTTCAGGCCTGAAGTACTTGACCGAATCGATATATGCAAGATAAACGTGCCTTTGATTTGGTGAGGGGCTAGCAGAACCATACTCTTGTACATACATGGCAAACAGACAAACATCCACGCCTTCATTCTTTTGAAACAAGAGAATGGCCTGTACAGAACAAAAGGCACCAAAAGTTAGCCCTCATTATGTACTAAATAGCTGAAATTATTGTTAACTTGGATAATGACAAAAGAATTTGTCAAATAAGGTATCGCCCAATCACCTTCGATTTGTACGGAAATTCACCAGGGTAGTTTCCTTGTTTAAAAAAATCCCGAAAACGTGGTAGGACTTGAAGTACTCTTGCAGCAGAAGAAACCACTCTAACAGTAAGACCTTCAACTTCAGGTACCTAAAATATTGGAGTGCAAAAAGAAAATTGCAATAAGTTAACTCCATAGTTAACATCAGACTGCAAAACAATTCCTAGAGACAGGCAAATAATATTAAGATCAACACAGACAGACTGAGTAAACATCAGCAATCAGAACTCATTTCATTATAATATGACATGAATCAAATTATCTCTATTCGAATCCAATAAATTCAACCACACAACTTGACATAGTTTAGAGAAGAAGATCCTGAAATGCAACAAATATTACCCAATTATATATACAGATAATGAATTACTAAGTCGACAGAGGAAGATTGCAAATTTACAATGAAAGAGCTAATGTGTAAGTTCGAACGACATGGATCAAGAAGAGCAAGTAGCTCCTGGAAAATAATAATTAAAGTATTAAAACAGGAATGTGATAGGTCTATGGTTAGTTGTATGGTCAAGAATTGCTGATAATATGGGAGTTATTTTGTATGTAGTAGAAGCCCACAAGATAATCACAAATATAGCACAAATACCTCTTCAACACTTTTTCCTGAAGCCCTTGCCCTCTGCAGCCGCTCATGCTCAAGCCGCACTGAAAGTCTCTGCTCGATATGATTGCTCAGTTTAGTTCTTGGTAACTCTAATGCTCCTAGAACAGCAGATGACTCCAGCAAATCTATATCTCCGCTATCCTTCTCCTTCAATAAACATTTCGCACATGTATACTCCACCCCCTCCTCCATAACCTTAGGGTTAAAAAGGGCACATATTTGATGCTGCCACGCTTTGCATTTATCACACGCAACCCACTGAAATGGCACAAGTTGAACAAAAGATGAGGAATTTGTATATGATTAAGAATAAGTAGAGAGATATAAGAAAAGCACATTACCCATTCAGACTCGGCATCTGTTTCTGCATAATTGGATCTCCTTTCATATTTAGCTTTTGCATTACTAACATGGTGGTGACATTTGGCACATATTGAAGTCTTATCACTTCCATTTTCCACAGGAACATAATAGGATCCCGTCGAATTTATTACTTTAAAACACAGAGCACAGAATCGTGGAGGAGGTTCAAAAAGAAGCCGCTCCATCCCACATAAGTTGCATGTATTTTGGTCAGGCAAGCCTGACTGGTCCTCTTCTGTAATCGCCTTGTTCTGAAAGAAGGAAAAACAATTGAGACAACGAATATGacctatagctcaaaataactaAATATTATGTACTATACAGGCAATCCAGTTAACATGATAAAACAAAAACTATTCTTGAGCCTGAGTCAAGTGAAATTACATAACTACGTAATTTTGCATATTACTAAGTGGCATAATCCGTAGATATTCTAGTACAACTAAGGATCAAGTGATATACTGATATTACAGTAATAGAAAACCGATGAGATCCAACAGGCTCTGAACTCACCGGAAAAATATGCTGGCCCAGACTTCTCATGTGATCTCTAAGCTCCTCAGCAGTTAAAGGATAAAGTATTGAGCCCCCTCTTTTCTTCCTTGTAGTTAGGCTGGCTACTAGTGATGTTTGATCCACTGAGCTAAGCTTAGAGTCCTTCATCTCGATGTCACCATTTTCATAACACAACCCTTCGTCAGCTTGCACAGCAGTCTCTTGCAACCTAAAATTCTCCATGGTATTGCTAGCATTGCTGTCCTGCAAGGAACAGCCAGATGGCGACTTCATAGATAATACTGTGGTTTCAGACTTTACTGTTTCAGAAGATGCATGAGGCCCATTGGCAGCAGGCTGTTGTTCCTTTGGAAACTCTGTTTCATCGGCATGGACAGGAAAGGGGTAATTAACCTTTAATCGTTTTGCCGGATGATGCTTGCCAGAAGATTCATCTGAAGCAGGTGAATTTGGCTTTGATACAGTGCTATTTGATGTCTGTTCAGCTCTCCCCACTACCTCTCTTACAGTGACACAATTACCAGAGTACAAGTCATGGCCTCCAGCTGTGATATTTGACTGATCTGATTGCTCTATTGGGTGACTCCAAGTATATAACATTTCCTTGCATTCTCTGTACTGTAGAGACGATGATACTAGGCCAGTGGAATATCTGTTGTTATTTGTAAAATTTGCGGTTCTGTCACACATTCCAGACACAGAACTGGAACTACCAGATGTCGATGGTTGTGGACTATCAACTTGATGAGCATCACCTGATACAATTTGATCACAATGTTTAAGATGCAAAATAGCTTAAGCTCAGGTTCATACATAACTCAAGTCAAGGTAAGTAAAAACTGACCTGGGAAATGGTCTTCTGTATGGCCAGTAGGCGCTCCACCACTGAAATCTCCAGCAAGACAGGAACTGTATTTTGGTAGTGATGACATACATGGTGCAGCAGTGGTGTTTGCTAAGCTTTCAGGACTCCGTTTAATGTTATCAGCTGAAGAATGAGCAAAGTCGGCAGCAACTTCATGATGATTAGTTGGTGCAAATCCTGCCCAAATAAACCCAAAGTTAAAATTCTGAAGTTGTATTGTGAGGTCAAGATTGAAAGTTCGAAAGTGATCATCTTAACTCACCCTGAGGATAAAACACATGCTGTATACTTGAATCTGGTACTTCTATCCCAAGCTGTCCTGGGTAAGATGTCGGTAAAGCTGCTGAAGAAGCCCAAGCATATATACTGTTGCCAAATGATCCACAACTGAGAAGAGCATTTACCCTAACTTCTAAAGTTTCAAAATCCATGTATTGGATCTGAGAGGAAAAAGTAGGTGTTAGCAAGTCATTCAGAATTATAATAATATGATTTAAATGACCGAATTCCATGAGTACATCACATCATCTAACAGTAACAGTACCATGAACGGAAAACATAACAAATTACAAGAATAGCTTAAACATTGACAAACAGTGACCGAATTCCATGAGTACATCACATCATCTAACAGTAACAGTACCATGAACGGAAAACATAACAAATTACAAGAATAGCTTAAACATTGACAAACAGTTCAAGTTCAGCAGAGCATGATTAAAGATAGCATCTAAAGATGATGTAACAAGAAAGCAGAATAACCCCAAACAAAGCACTGAGTGAGGTCAGGGACAATTATAGTGAAACAGAGGAAAGAATTATATTTGCAACACGACACAACACAAACCTTTGATTCAGCATCCTTATAAAGCTGCTCATCAATACTTTTTGAAACTGCCAGAAGATAACGTGTGTCCAAGTTGTAGAAATCCCCCCTTCCTTGCAGGTAGTTTGCACTGGATAGATAAAGAGATCAAGATGTAGTGTGAAAACAGGAAATGTCAATGATAAATTATTTAGAAAGACAGAACCACTTAATATTTTTTTCACCTCTCTAACACCCCAAATTATCTACTATGCATGGGTTTCAATCAAACAACAAAGTACAGAGACGATATTGTCATACATAGTATGTCAGCATATTTTGCATGCACGTCTATGGCTGAAGTCCAATAGTACACATAAGACACAACTGACAATTCATTTTTcccaaattttatgaagtttctccAGTGACTGAAAATTGTATTCTATATGTAGAAAAAGACCAAGGCATCGGAATCATTCTCAAGTACACAACAATGTATTACTATAAGAATATGAACAATGACAGATTCATCAACATAGCTAGGAAAAAAGGACCTACAATGTAACCATTGCTATTAGAATAAGCTTGCATTGCTGTCGACATTGGTGGTTTCAGTACTCATTCTCAAGTACACAACAATGTATACTATAAGAATATGAACAATGACAGATTCATCAACATAGCTAGGAAAAAAGGACCTACAATGTAACCATTGCTATTAGAATAAGCTTGCATTGCTGTCGACATTGGTGGTTTCAGTACTCATTCTCAAGTACACAACAATGTATACTATAAGAATATGAACAATGACAGATTCATCAACATAGCTAGGAAAAAAGGACCTACAATGTAACCATTGCTATTAGAATAAGCTTGCATTGCTGTCGACATTGGTGGTTTCAGTACTTACATTCTATGTTTGATCACGAGACGTACTGGAGAAGTATCTGAATCCATATTATCCAGCTGAAGAACTTGCGCTGCAGTCTGTGTGCGAGGTTTCTGGACAGTAAAGCCACTTGGTGCATACTGCTGCTGGATCCCTTGCAGGGTTTGTGTCATCATCCTTCTAGATCACTTAAAATCCACATATTTAAGTTAGTTTCAGACTTATCAGCAGCTACAAGCACCCCATATACAATAAATGGTCGGGGCAAATGGTAATAAACAAGAAAAAACCAAACAATTATTATATTAATACAACGCAAAGCAGCATTAGATAATCGGTACGGGCAAAAGCTCCATTTTGCCAAGTAAAAATCACAACACGCCAACCACCGAGCCCCACATGCATGGCTATCAACAAGCACTTCAGCCTTATACTAAAGTGAGTTTTAAAACCAGTAAACCATGACtaacagcaagcacacaaactAAAATCTACGACATGAAAGAACTGAAATTTTTCCTCCTAACTAAAATCTACGACATGAAACTAGCCACTGATAAGGGACAAGAATTATGTGCATAGAAAAATGTAAGCAAGAAGATTGGCATGCTAAATAAAAGTAAAACCAATGTGATTTTCATATCCAGGAACTACATTGCTCATCATTTAAGTAACAAAATGTACGACCTTAAAGCATACATTCATATTCAATCAGCAATGCCACCCCCATTCAGATGTTCACTAGTATACAATCAGCAATGCCACCCTCATTCAGTTAAGACTCGGGTTACAGAATGGCCGGGCGAGCATAACAAGTACGACCAACAATCACAGCCTAGCTACAAACACACATATTTTTTTCCTAATTAAAACGAGATTGGTTTCGgtcgacagcggcagcagctcgtcAGACCAGCGGCGCGTGGCACGCACGGTCCACGGAGAAGTGAGGGgcgcgggggaggggagggggagggcttaCTGGGGAGGAAGAGGCCGCCGTCCGTCGCACCCTTGGCCGGAGGAGGCCGCGTCGACTGCCTCGGCTCGTCCGCGCGGAGTCGccgcctagggttagggtttgctctGCCTTTCGTCTCGGTCGCGGCTGCGGCGGATCGGACGGTGGAGGCTTGTGATGGTTGTGGACCGCGAGGAtcggggttggggttggggttgggCCGGGATTCTCTCCGCGAGCCAGatatcggccgtcgccccgacttCTTGAATCAGTCGGAAAAGGGGGGATTTTTTGTCTCAGAGAAAAAGTCGGAAGAGGGAAATTGGGTGGGCGTCACAACTGGAATCAATCTTGGGAGTTTggtagcatatatatatataaataacgAAAATACAAAGGTGAACATGGTGCGCACGCACCCATGTGAAtagtaaattcataaaaaatactaaaaaaaaatctgaaatttcgcGGTATGAAACTTGGTCGATCATTCTACTCACGTGTGAAGTTTCATGATGTATTGAGTATTGACCCTCATGGTATTTTGAGCGAAGAAAATACAAATGCGGCCATACTATTCATTAAAACGGTATTTTTTAATATAGTTTTGATTTTGTCATTTTTTTTCCCAGATTACCACGGATGTGATTTCTTCGTGAAACTTCATATGCGAGTATACCGGTTGACTATGTATATTACAAAtaaattcagatttttttatttttttaaaattttttgaatttattattCATAAAAGGTGTGTGCGCACCCATGTTCATCAAATCCGTGTCCGTATAAATAATGCCATATAAAGATTAAAATATGGCACGATCCAAACAAGAAGCATACCGCAAAAAAATCGTATGAGTGTTAGAGTCGGCCCGTGGGGTTGCATATGCCACAAGTGGCGACCCTGGCCCAATGAAAGGGAAAATGTAGCTAAACTATGGGCGTCCTTATTGGCTGCCCGACCGAAGAAAACTTGCAATTGAAATTAGCTACCCTGGCGTGAATCTCTTCAATaactagtaataatgtacgtgcaatgcacgtttatattaggtaggatattagttgcacgttatattaggtaagatatatctgttgcacgttggtatttggtaagatatcaattacttttttcgcgggaatggtaggatattaattacatggcagatttcatgggatagcgtttagtcaaaacatgtttataaccgatggcagtggtgggtaattagagtgttaaacgtgtttggtgctcaacattggagcgatttgaatcgctagataacatgatttgacggtccagatggtttggatctgcctctttgggtctttttatattggtatagatatagatgattCCATGATGTCGTCTGCTCCTTCCTTCTATATCTTTCACAACGTGTTGTCCGTCTGATGCAACAATTATATTTTGGAGCCCAAGATTTGCTGCAAGTGCAAAGGCTTCGCGGCAGCTAAGGAAGCAGCTCCCAACAAACATTTCGCCCCCTCTTGATCGCTCGCAGGGGAGGCAGGGGAGGGGGGAGGCCAAACCCCGATTGGCCCAAAGGACTAGTTTTTTTTTAAATGCCATGAAAAAACATATTTTCTTATAAAAACAAAGGATATCATAAATTTATAAAAATGTCAttattatgaaaatatgaaaaatgcCGCTACTTTATAAAACTTCCACTTTTTCTAATTTATATATTTACAATGGTATGTTTAAAAAATGTGCCACGGGATCTATAAAAAGATAAATTTATGAAATTTGCCATGGAAATGTTTCACGGTGCAAAAATGCCATGTTTTTTGGATTTTCTTAATTTTGCCTAGACATAAACaaaaatttccatgtgtaaaatttgCTTTATTTGGTCCACTGCACAAATAATTACTTATAAAAAATTGTCATGTCAATAAAAAATGAAATTTTCGTCCACTTAATAATAGAACCGCCATCCTCTTGATAATAAAATTGTCATACAAATCTATACCTGCTAATAAAGGAAATAGGTATTCTTGGTCCATCATGCTATTTTGTATAAAACCTCCTTATGTTTCTGATAATCAACCTGTTGTCCAGTTTTAAATCGGATTTTTGGTTTCAAAGAGAACCCCCTGATGGTTTTT
This region of Triticum aestivum cultivar Chinese Spring chromosome 2D, IWGSC CS RefSeq v2.1, whole genome shotgun sequence genomic DNA includes:
- the LOC123051125 gene encoding probable histone acetyltransferase HAC-like 3 isoform X1, yielding MMTQTLQGIQQQYAPSGFTVQKPRTQTAAQVLQLDNMDSDTSPVRLVIKHRIANYLQGRGDFYNLDTRYLLAVSKSIDEQLYKDAESKIQYMDFETLEVRVNALLSCGSFGNSIYAWASSAALPTSYPGQLGIEVPDSSIQHVFYPQGFAPTNHHEVAADFAHSSADNIKRSPESLANTTAAPCMSSLPKYSSCLAGDFSGGAPTGHTEDHFPGDAHQVDSPQPSTSGSSSSVSGMCDRTANFTNNNRYSTGLVSSSLQYRECKEMLYTWSHPIEQSDQSNITAGGHDLYSGNCVTVREVVGRAEQTSNSTVSKPNSPASDESSGKHHPAKRLKVNYPFPVHADETEFPKEQQPAANGPHASSETVKSETTVLSMKSPSGCSLQDSNASNTMENFRLQETAVQADEGLCYENGDIEMKDSKLSSVDQTSLVASLTTRKKRGGSILYPLTAEELRDHMRSLGQHIFPNKAITEEDQSGLPDQNTCNLCGMERLLFEPPPRFCALCFKVINSTGSYYVPVENGSDKTSICAKCHHHVSNAKAKYERRSNYAETDAESEWWVACDKCKAWQHQICALFNPKVMEEGVEYTCAKCLLKEKDSGDIDLLESSAVLGALELPRTKLSNHIEQRLSVRLEHERLQRARASGKSVEEVPEVEGLTVRVVSSAARVLQVLPRFRDFFKQGNYPGEFPYKSKAILLFQKNEGVDVCLFAMYVQEYGSASPSPNQRHVYLAYIDSVKYFRPEIKSASGEALRTFVYHEILIGYLDYCKKQGFVSCSIWACPSTKRDDYVLYCHPTAQKMPRSDKLRSWYQNLIKKAVREGVVVERNTLYDFFLQPTSECKAVTSAACLPYCENDFWPGEAEKLLEKKDDDTSQKNDIQAGRALRVAKRDDRKGNPEDILLVHKLGEKMRTMKEDFIMLCLQQFCKHCHQPILSGKSWMCTCCKNFHLCDQCHAEELSAPQKNRHPAATKQKHAFQRIEEEPLPETDDGDPTMESKYFDSRTDFLKHCQDNQYQFDTLRRAKHSTMMILYNLHDSACSACHRAMDQRFAWRCLVCAGCKFCDSCYKQDGENLHIHKLKQADNRQLLPNYTLQQDYLESLVHASKCFHNPHNCSFKLCVTMKKLFYHGVRCAIRNQGGCRNCVFMWGLLLTHSKQCDHGDCSVPRCRDLKEFMGKAKMVTAGPCAMEC
- the LOC123051125 gene encoding probable histone acetyltransferase HAC-like 3 isoform X2, whose translation is MMTQTLQGIQQQYAPSGFTVQKPRTQTAAQVLQLDNMDSDTSPVRLVIKHRIANYLQGRGDFYNLDTRYLLAVSKSIDEQLYKDAESKIQYMDFETLEVRVNALLSCGSFGNSIYAWASSAALPTSYPGQLGIEVPDSSIQHVFYPQGFAPTNHHEVAADFAHSSADNIKRSPESLANTTAAPCMSSLPKYSSCLAGDFSGGAPTGHTEDHFPGDAHQVDSPQPSTSGSSSSVSGMCDRTANFTNNNRYSTGLVSSSLQYRECKEMLYTWSHPIEQSDQSNITAGGHDLYSGNCVTVREVVGRAEQTSNSTVSKPNSPASDESSGKHHPAKRLKVNYPFPVHADETEFPKEQQPAANGPHASSETVKSETTVLSMKSPSGCSLQDSNASNTMENFRLQETAVQADEGLCYENGDIEMKDSKLSSVDQTSLVASLTTRKKRGGSILYPLTAEELRDHMRSLGQHIFPNKAITEEDQSGLPDQNTCNLCGMERLLFEPPPRFCALCFKVINSTGSYYVPVENGSDKTSICAKCHHHVSNAKAKYERRSNYAETDAESEWWVACDKCKAWQHQICALFNPKVMEEGVEYTCAKCLLKEKDSGDIDLLESSAVLGALELPRTKLSNHIEQRLSVRLEHERLQRARASGKSVEEVPEVEGLTVRVVSSAARVLQVLPRFRDFFKQGNYPGEFPYKSKAILLFQKNEGVDVCLFAMYVQEYGSASPSPNQRHVYLAYIDSVKYFRPEIKSASGEALRTFVYHEILIGYLDYCKKQGFVSCSIWACPSTKRDDYVLYCHPTAQKMPRSDKLRSWYQNLIKKAVREGVVVERNTLYDFFLQPTSECKAVTSAACLPYCENDFWPGEAEKLLEKKDDDTSQKNDIQAGRALRVAKRDDRKGNPEDILLVHKLGEKMRTMKEDFIMLCLQQFCKHCHQPILSGKSWMCTCCKNFHLCDQCHAEELSAPQKNRHPAATKQKHAFQRIEEEPLPETDDGDPTMESKYFDSRTDFLKHCQDNQYQFDTLRRAKHSTMMILYNLHDSACSACHRAMDQRFAWRCLVCAGCKFCDSCYKQDGENLHIHKLKQADNRQLLPNYTLQDYLESLVHASKCFHNPHNCSFKLCVTMKKLFYHGVRCAIRNQGGCRNCVFMWGLLLTHSKQCDHGDCSVPRCRDLKEFMGKAKMVTAGPCAMEC